TGGATAAAGCAATTGCAGCCTTTATTATTGCGAACGGAGCTGCTGCCTATGATCATGATGTCACGATTTTCTTCACCTTCTGGGGACTCAATACGATGCGCAAAGACGAGATCGTGAAGGTAGAAAAGGGATGGCTTGAAAAAGCGTTCGGTTGGATGATGCCAAGGGGCGCCAAGAAGCTCGGACTGTCTAAAATGAACATGATGGGCATGGGGCCAGAAATGATCAAGCATGTCATGAAAAAGCACAATGCCCTGACGCTTCCACAACTCATCGAGCTGGCACAGGAGCAGGGAGTGAAGCTGGTCGCTTGTACGATGACGATGGACTTGCTCGGCCTCAAGCAGGAGGAATTGCTTGACGGAATGGAGTATGCAGGTGTAGCTGCTTATTTGGGGGATGCGACACAGGCAAAAGTAAACCTGTTTATTTAATACAGCCCGCGTAGGCGCTTGGCTTGACATTGCCTGTATTTCGCATAAGATACCTGTATGTAAGTTAGTTCCAAGATTGATACGTATGCCTTGTCGGGAAACAGGAGGAATTCTTATGGATTACAACTATAGTGACGATATCAAAAGACGTTTAAAACGAATCGAAGGACAAGTCCGCGGTGTGCTGAAAATGATGGACGAGCAGAAAAACTGCAAAGACGTAGTAGCGCAGCTCTCTGCCGTTCGCAACGCTTCAGACAAGGCGATTGCCCAGATTGTAGCGGAAAACCTGCAACGCTGTTTGTTAGAGGAACAGGCTGCTGGAGGAGACACGAGCAAGCTGGTGAAAGAAGCCGTAGAGCTTTTGGTCAAGAGCCGTTAAACCGATTTTGGAGAGGAGCTTCCTATGAGTTTCACTACGATTCTTTTGCTGTTCGCCTATGCGGTCATTATTTGGTATCTCATCTCTCGCTTCCTTCCTGTAAAGGGGTTGGAAAATCTCAAGTCAGATCAGTTCAAGGAACGGGTTAACCAAAAAAGCAGGGTGCTGCTCATCGATGTACGCGAACCGCACGAATATAAAGCGGGTCACATTCCATCAGCAGTGAATATCCCTTTGTCTGCGCTCGACCAACGTGCAAAAGAAATTTCCAGCAAAAACGATATATTGCTATACTGCCGGAGCGGGATGCGTAGCAAGCGGGCAGCAAAAATTTTAAAGAAACACGGCGTTTCGCAGATGGCTCACCTGCAAGGCGGGTTCATCACCTGGAGTGGTCCGAAAAAAAAGAAGTAACAGCTAGCACCTGGTGTATGTGTGAATACCCCGGTGCTTTTTTATTTGTTAAAAAAACAGGGTTGACATTTCGTTTCGTTGTAACTAAAATGATTACAACAAGGCGATGCGGTAAACGCCTATTCTTTTTGGAAGTGTTGTAACTAATCAAGTTACATCTAAAACATACAAAACGGAGGGAATATCATCATGAAGATTGCAATTGTAGCAGCAAGCGGTAAAGCAGGTAAGGTAATTATGAAAGAGGCGTTGGATCGTGGCCATCAAGTGACAGCGATTGTGCGTGATGCATCCAAAATCGAGCAAAAAGATGTAGCTGTGATTCAGAAAGATGTGTTTGACCTGACAGCAGCAGATTTGAATGGATTTGACGTAGTCGTAAACGCTTTTGGCGCACCAGCAGGTCAAGAACATCTGCATGTCGAGTCTGGGAAGGCTCTGATTGAAGCATTGAAGGGTGCTCCTTCTACTCGTTTGCTCGTTGTAGGTGGTGCAGGCAGTTTGTTTGTAGACGAAGCCAAAACACTGCGCCTAGTAGAAACTCCTGATTTCCCTAAGGCTTACTTGGCAACTGCACAAAAGCATGGAGAGTACTTGCGTGTATTGGAAGAATCAAACGGCATTCAATGGACGTATATCAGTCCATCTGCCTTTTTTGACGCAGCAGGAGAGAGAACAGGCGCGTACCGACTCGGAAAAGACCATCTGTTAGTGAACGCGAACGGACAGAGCTATGTGAGCTACGCTGACTATGCAGTGGCGATGCTCGATGAAATCGAAAATCCGAAGCATCAAAATGAGCGCTTCACAGTAGGCTCCTAATCTCGATTGAAATTAGGCTCTACCTGAACACAAAGACCAGCTTCCTACCAAAGGATAGCTGGTCTTTGTTGTGTATCGAGATTATCGGCCAATCCCACCAACGAATGGGTAGGAAAACGGGCGTCCATTTAAGGAGTAAAGGATACCTTTAATCGGGTAGTAGATCGCCATCAGTCCAAACACAATCAGGAACGGAATCCCGATCAACAAGAAGGTGAAGAACCAGGAAATCGCGATGAGCACCGTCATAATGATATGGAAGAACAAAGCTTGCAGCGCCATATTTTTGGCGTCACGATTTTGTACGAGCAGCCAGACCAGAATGGGCACAAGGATCGGTGCAAAAAATGTGCTAGCGTGCGTTATGACTTTTACACCTCTATAATCCATAAATAAGTCCTCCTTGATTCGATGTAAATCTTGATCTAGTGACATTGTAACGTATAGAAATCACTCAAAAAACCATCATAAGCGTGATTATTTACTCCGACTATAGACGGAGGAATTTTTATTTACATTCGTTTACTGTTATAGTAGTAAGAAAATCTTTTGTTTTTGGTAGATAATTCGTAATGTTTTTTGGATATGATATATGGATAAGCAAGAACTGAGAAGGGAGTATATAAACATGATGATCGATTGTCATCATCCATCCAGCATGAAGGATCGGATGATGTTCTTCTATAATTTTTTGCGGTCACCTGGCCAAGTTGGCAGTATTACTCCTAGCTCCCGTGCGCTTTGTAAACAAATGGTTGCGCCCATCGACTGGGAGCAAGCACATACAATTGTGGAATTAGGAGCAGGAACGGGGATTTTTACGAAGTGGATCGAGCAAAAGAAAAAACCGGAAGCCGTACTGGTATCCTTTGAAAAGGAGACCAAGATGCGCATGAGGTTGGAACCACAATTTCCCGATGTACGATTCCACGAAGATGCGGTAGATTTGAATCGGGTTCTTACGGACGCAGGACTGGGGAAAGCCGACTGTATTTTGTCAGGATTGCCATTTGCCAACTTCCCACAAGAGCTGCGTGATCAAATTATGGATCAGGTATATCATGCGCTAAAACCAGGCGGAGTATTTGTCGCCTTTCAATATTCGCTGCAAATGAAAAAGCAGCTTTCCTCTGTATTTGAACAAGTATCGGTGAAAATGGTTCCATTGAATCTGCCACCTGCCTTTGTCTACATCTGCCGAAAGGATGATGGTAAGGGTGTTGGCTAGGAGGATTTCAAAATGATTGTCGATATGCTGTCCCAGTCTGTGGGTCAGTTTGGGTATTTTGCGCTTTTCTTTATGTTATGGCTAGGGATTGTTGGTATGCCGATTCCTGACGAGGTGATCGTGCTGTCTGCGGGAGTGCTGACCTCGATGGGACTTCTGCATGTCTTTCCTGCATTTATTGCAACCTATTTGGGTGTTGTGTCTGGGCTGTCATTGGGATATGTGCTCGGGAGATGGCTAGGTGCACCTGCACTGAACTGGATTAGTCGCAAAAAAGGAATGAACAAGTATGTAGAGCAAGCGCAGTCGCTGCTCGATCGTTACGGAAGCTACGCTCTATGTATCAGCTATTTCTTTCCTGTCGTCAGGCAT
The window above is part of the Brevibacillus brevis NBRC 100599 genome. Proteins encoded here:
- a CDS encoding DsrE/DsrF/DrsH-like family protein; the protein is MEKQKEKTTIVLFSGDLDKAIAAFIIANGAAAYDHDVTIFFTFWGLNTMRKDEIVKVEKGWLEKAFGWMMPRGAKKLGLSKMNMMGMGPEMIKHVMKKHNALTLPQLIELAQEQGVKLVACTMTMDLLGLKQEELLDGMEYAGVAAYLGDATQAKVNLFI
- a CDS encoding metal-sensitive transcriptional regulator produces the protein MDYNYSDDIKRRLKRIEGQVRGVLKMMDEQKNCKDVVAQLSAVRNASDKAIAQIVAENLQRCLLEEQAAGGDTSKLVKEAVELLVKSR
- a CDS encoding rhodanese-like domain-containing protein, whose product is MSFTTILLLFAYAVIIWYLISRFLPVKGLENLKSDQFKERVNQKSRVLLIDVREPHEYKAGHIPSAVNIPLSALDQRAKEISSKNDILLYCRSGMRSKRAAKILKKHGVSQMAHLQGGFITWSGPKKKK
- a CDS encoding NAD(P)-dependent oxidoreductase codes for the protein MKIAIVAASGKAGKVIMKEALDRGHQVTAIVRDASKIEQKDVAVIQKDVFDLTAADLNGFDVVVNAFGAPAGQEHLHVESGKALIEALKGAPSTRLLVVGGAGSLFVDEAKTLRLVETPDFPKAYLATAQKHGEYLRVLEESNGIQWTYISPSAFFDAAGERTGAYRLGKDHLLVNANGQSYVSYADYAVAMLDEIENPKHQNERFTVGS
- a CDS encoding DUF4870 domain-containing protein, encoding MDYRGVKVITHASTFFAPILVPILVWLLVQNRDAKNMALQALFFHIIMTVLIAISWFFTFLLIGIPFLIVFGLMAIYYPIKGILYSLNGRPFSYPFVGGIGR
- a CDS encoding class I SAM-dependent methyltransferase, whose product is MMIDCHHPSSMKDRMMFFYNFLRSPGQVGSITPSSRALCKQMVAPIDWEQAHTIVELGAGTGIFTKWIEQKKKPEAVLVSFEKETKMRMRLEPQFPDVRFHEDAVDLNRVLTDAGLGKADCILSGLPFANFPQELRDQIMDQVYHALKPGGVFVAFQYSLQMKKQLSSVFEQVSVKMVPLNLPPAFVYICRKDDGKGVG
- a CDS encoding DedA family protein, giving the protein MIVDMLSQSVGQFGYFALFFMLWLGIVGMPIPDEVIVLSAGVLTSMGLLHVFPAFIATYLGVVSGLSLGYVLGRWLGAPALNWISRKKGMNKYVEQAQSLLDRYGSYALCISYFFPVVRHVVPYLVGIGKMTFPRYALFSYTTGFVWTLILFLLGHFMGNKVELLTSYVALLNNRTVIFSVLGVLVLIAAAYYGFTVWRKQKSMAAAPQPLMIDPDRKE